In Zea mays cultivar B73 chromosome 7, Zm-B73-REFERENCE-NAM-5.0, whole genome shotgun sequence, the following proteins share a genomic window:
- the LOC542624 gene encoding cellulose synthase-4: MEGDADGVKSGRRGGGQVCQICGDGVGTTAEGDVFAACDVCGFPVCRPCYEYERKDGTQACPQCKTKYKRHKGSPAIRGEEGDDTDADSDFNYPASGNEDQKQKIADRMRSWRMNAGGSGDVGRPKYDSGEIGLTKYDSGEIPRGYIPSVTNSQISGEIPGASPDHHMMSPTGNIGKRAPFPYVNHSPNPSREFSGSIGNVAWKERVDGWKMKQDKGTIPMTNGTSIAPSEGRGVGDIDASTDYNMEDALLNDETRQPLSRKVPLPSSRINPYRMVIVLRLIVLSIFLHYRITNPVRNAYPLWLLSVICEIWFALSWILDQFPKWFPINRETYLDRLALRYDREGEPSQLAAVDIFVSTVDPMKEPPLVTANTVLSILAVDYPVDKVSCYVSDDGAAMLTFDALAETSEFARKWVPFVKKYNIEPRAPEWYFSQKIDYLKDKVHPSFVKDRRAMKREYEEFKVRVNGLVAKAQKVPEEGWIMQDGTPWPGNNTRDHPGMIQVFLGHSGGLDTEGNELPRLVYVSREKRPGFQHHKKAGAMNALVRVSAVLTNGQYMLNLDCDHYINNSKALREAMCFLMDPNLGRSVCYVQFPQRFDGIDRNDRYANRNTVFFDINLRGLDGIQGPVYVGTGCVFNRTALYGYEPPIKQKKGGFLSSLCGGRKKASKSKKGSDKKKSQKHVDSSVPVFNLEDIEEGVEGAGFDDEKSLLMSQMSLEKRFGQSAAFVASTLMEYGGVPQSATPESLLKEAIHVISCGYEDKTEWGTEIGWIYGSVTEDILTGFKMHARGWRSIYCMPKRPAFKGSAPINLSDRLNQVLRWALGSVEILFSRHCPLWYGYGGRLKFLERFAYINTTIYPLTSIPLLIYCILPAICLLTGKFIIPEISNFASIWFISLFISIFATGILEMRWSGVGIDEWWRNEQFWVIGGISAHLFAVFQGLLKVLAGIDTNFTVTSKASDEDGDFAELYMFKWTTLLIPPTTILIINLVGVVAGISYAINSGYQSWGPLFGKLFFAFWVIVHLYPFLKGLMGRQNRTPTIVVVWAILLASIFSLLWVRIDPFTTRVTGPDTQTCGINC, translated from the exons ATGGAGGGCGACGCGGACGGCGTG AAGTCGGGGAGGCGCGGTGGCGGACAGGTGTGCCAGATCTGCGGCGACGGCGTGGGCACCACGGCGGAGGGGGACGTCTTCGCCGCCTGCGACGTCTGCGGGTTTCCGGTGTGCCGCCCCTGCTACGAGTACGAGCGCAAGGACGGCACGCAGGCGTGCCCCCAGTGCAAGACCAAGTACAAGCGCCACAAGG GGAGCCCGGCGATCCGTGGGGAGGAAGGAGACGACACTGATGCCGATAGCGACTTCAACTACCCTGCATCTGGCAATGAAGACCAGAAGCAGAAGATTGCCGACAGAATGCGCAGCTGGCGCATGAACGCTGGGGGCAGCGGGGATGTTGGTCGCCCCAAGTATGACAGTGGCGAGATCGGGCTTACCAAGTATGACAGTGGCGAGATCCCTCGGGGATACATCCCATCAGTCACTAACAGCCAG ATCTCAGGAGAAATCCCTGGTGCTTCCCCTGACCATCATATGATGTCCCCAACTGGGAACATTGGCAAGCGTGCTCCATTTCCCTATGTGAACCATTCGC CAAATCCGTCAAGGGAGTTCTCTGGTAGCATTGGGAATGTTGCCTGGAAAGAGAGGGTTGATGGCTGGAAAATGAAGCAGGACAAGGGGACGATTCCCATGACGAATGGCACAAGCATTGCTCCCTCTGAGGGTCGGGGTGTTGGTGATATTGATGCATCAACTGATTACAACATGGAAGATGCCTTATT GAACGACGAAACTCGACAGCCTCTATCTAGGAAAGTTCCACTTCCTTCCTCCAGGATAAATCCATACAGGATGGTCATTGTGCTGCGATTGATTGTTCTAAGCATCTTCTTGCACTACCGTATCACAAATCCTGTGCGCAATGCATACCCATTATGGCTTCTATCTGTTATATGTGAGATCTGGTTTGCTCTTTCGTGGATATTGGATCAGTTCCCTAAGTGGTTTCCAATCAACCGGGAGACGTACCTTGATAGGCTGGCATTAAG GTATGACCGGGAAGGTGAGCCATCTCAGTTGGCTGCTGTTGACATTTTCGTCAGTACAGTCGACCCAATGAAGGAGCCTCCTCTTGTCACTGCCAATACCGTGCTATCCATTCTTGCTGTGGATTACCCTGTGGATAAGGTCTCTTGCTATGTATCTGATGATGGAGCTGCGATGCTGACATTTGATGCACTAGCTGAGACTTCAGAGTTTGCTAGAAAATGGGTACCATTTGTTAAGAAGTACAACATTGAACCTAGAGCTCCTGAATGGTACTTCTCCCAGAAAATTGATTACTTGAAGGACAAAGTGCACCCTTCATTTGTTAAAGACCGCCGGGCCATGAAG AGAGAATATGAAGAATTCAAAGTTAGGGTAAATGGCCTTGTTGCTAAGGCACAGAAagttcctgaggaaggatggaTCATGCAAGATGGCACACCATGGCCAGGAAACAATACCAGGGACCATCCTGGAATGATTCAG GTTTTCCTTGGTCACAGTGGTGGCCTTGATACTGAGGGCAATGAGCTACCCCGTTTGGTCTATGTTTCTCGTGAAAAGCGTCCTGGATTCCAGCATCACAAGAAAGCTGGTGCCATGaatgctctt GTTCGTGTCTCAGCTGTGCTTACCAATGGACAATACATGTTGAATCTTGATTGTGATCACTACATTAACAACAGTAAGGCTCTCAGGGAAGCTATGTGCTTCCTTATGGACCCTAACCTAGGAAGGAGTGTCTGCTACGTCCAGTTTCCCCAGAGATTCGATGGCATTGACAGGAATGATCGATATGCCAACAGGAACACCGTGTTTTTCGAT ATTAACTTGAGAGGTCTTGATGGCATCCAAGGACCAGTTTATGTCGGAACTGGCTGTGTTTTCAACCGAACAGCTCTATATGGTTATGAGCCCCCAATTAAGCAGAAGAAGGGTGGTTTCTTGTCATCACTATGTGGCGGTAGGAAGAAGGCAAGCAAATCAAAGAAGGGCTcggacaagaagaagtcgcagaAGCATGTGGACAGTTCTGTGCCAGTATTCAACCTTGAAGATATAGAGGAGGGAGTTGAAG GCGCTGGATTTGACGACGAGAAATCACTTCTTATGTCTCAAATGAGCCTGGAGAAGAGATTTGGCCAGTCCGCAGCGTTTGTTGCCTCCACTCTGATGGAGTATGGTGGTGTTCCTCAGTCCGCAACTCCGGAGTCTCTTCTGAAAGAAGCTATCCATGTTATAAGCTGTGGCTATGAGGACAAGACTGAATGGGGAACTGAG ATCGGGTGGATCTACGGTTCTGTGACAGAAGACATTCTCACCGGATTCAAGATGCACGCGCGAGGCTGGCGGTCGATCTACTGCATGCCCAAGCGGCCAGCTTTCAAGGGGTCTGCCCCCATCAATCTTTCGGACCGTCTGAACCAGGTGCTCCGGTGGGCTCTTGGGTCCGTGGAGATCCTCTTCAGCCGGCACTGCCCCCTGTGGTACGGCTACGGAGGGCGGCTCAAGTTCCTGGAGAGATTCGCGTACATCAACACCACCATCTACCCGCTCACGTCCATCCCGCTTCTCATCTACTGCATCCTGCCCGCCATCTGTCTGCTCACCGGAAAGTTCATCATTCCAGAG ATCAGCAACTTCGCCAGCATCTGGTTCATCTCCCTCTTCATCTCGATCTTCGCCACGGGCATCCTGGAGATGAGGTGGAGCGGGGTGGGCATCGACGAGTGGTGGAGGAACGAGCAGTTCTGGGTGATCGGGGGCATCTCCGCGCACCTCTTCGCCGTGTTCCAGGGCCTGCTCAAGGTGCTGGCCGGCATCGACACCAACTTCACCGTCACCTCCAAGGCCTCGGACGAGGACGGCGACTTCGCGGAGCTGTACATGTTCAAGTGGACGACGCTCCTGATCCCGCCCACCACCATCCTGATCATCAACCTGGTCGGCGTCGTCGCCGGCATCTCCTACGCCATCAACAGCGGATACCAGTCGTGGGGCCCGCTCTTCGGCAAGCTCTTCTTCGCCTTCTGGGTCATCGTCCACCTGTACCCGTTCCTCAAGGGCCTCATGGGCAGGCAGAACCGCACCCCGACCATCGTCGTCGTCTGGGCCATCCTGCTGGCGTCCATCTTCTCCTTGCTGTGGGTTCGCATCGACCCCTTCACCACCCGCGTCACTGGCCCGGATACCCAGACGTGTGGCATCAACTGCTAG
- the LOC542624 gene encoding cellulose synthase-4 isoform X1 — MAQALLPLRVGVLVILMHQLITTWKMPYCEFQHPPSAHSCFTGWNDETRQPLSRKVPLPSSRINPYRMVIVLRLIVLSIFLHYRITNPVRNAYPLWLLSVICEIWFALSWILDQFPKWFPINRETYLDRLALRYDREGEPSQLAAVDIFVSTVDPMKEPPLVTANTVLSILAVDYPVDKVSCYVSDDGAAMLTFDALAETSEFARKWVPFVKKYNIEPRAPEWYFSQKIDYLKDKVHPSFVKDRRAMKREYEEFKVRVNGLVAKAQKVPEEGWIMQDGTPWPGNNTRDHPGMIQVFLGHSGGLDTEGNELPRLVYVSREKRPGFQHHKKAGAMNALVRVSAVLTNGQYMLNLDCDHYINNSKALREAMCFLMDPNLGRSVCYVQFPQRFDGIDRNDRYANRNTVFFDINLRGLDGIQGPVYVGTGCVFNRTALYGYEPPIKQKKGGFLSSLCGGRKKASKSKKGSDKKKSQKHVDSSVPVFNLEDIEEGVEGAGFDDEKSLLMSQMSLEKRFGQSAAFVASTLMEYGGVPQSATPESLLKEAIHVISCGYEDKTEWGTEIGWIYGSVTEDILTGFKMHARGWRSIYCMPKRPAFKGSAPINLSDRLNQVLRWALGSVEILFSRHCPLWYGYGGRLKFLERFAYINTTIYPLTSIPLLIYCILPAICLLTGKFIIPEISNFASIWFISLFISIFATGILEMRWSGVGIDEWWRNEQFWVIGGISAHLFAVFQGLLKVLAGIDTNFTVTSKASDEDGDFAELYMFKWTTLLIPPTTILIINLVGVVAGISYAINSGYQSWGPLFGKLFFAFWVIVHLYPFLKGLMGRQNRTPTIVVVWAILLASIFSLLWVRIDPFTTRVTGPDTQTCGINC; from the exons ATGGCACAAGCATTGCTCCCTCTGAGGGTCGGGGTGTTGGTGATATTGATGCATCAACTGATTACAACATGGAAGATGCCTTATTGTGAGTTTCAACACCCTCCTTCAGCTCACTCATGTTTTACAGGATG GAACGACGAAACTCGACAGCCTCTATCTAGGAAAGTTCCACTTCCTTCCTCCAGGATAAATCCATACAGGATGGTCATTGTGCTGCGATTGATTGTTCTAAGCATCTTCTTGCACTACCGTATCACAAATCCTGTGCGCAATGCATACCCATTATGGCTTCTATCTGTTATATGTGAGATCTGGTTTGCTCTTTCGTGGATATTGGATCAGTTCCCTAAGTGGTTTCCAATCAACCGGGAGACGTACCTTGATAGGCTGGCATTAAG GTATGACCGGGAAGGTGAGCCATCTCAGTTGGCTGCTGTTGACATTTTCGTCAGTACAGTCGACCCAATGAAGGAGCCTCCTCTTGTCACTGCCAATACCGTGCTATCCATTCTTGCTGTGGATTACCCTGTGGATAAGGTCTCTTGCTATGTATCTGATGATGGAGCTGCGATGCTGACATTTGATGCACTAGCTGAGACTTCAGAGTTTGCTAGAAAATGGGTACCATTTGTTAAGAAGTACAACATTGAACCTAGAGCTCCTGAATGGTACTTCTCCCAGAAAATTGATTACTTGAAGGACAAAGTGCACCCTTCATTTGTTAAAGACCGCCGGGCCATGAAG AGAGAATATGAAGAATTCAAAGTTAGGGTAAATGGCCTTGTTGCTAAGGCACAGAAagttcctgaggaaggatggaTCATGCAAGATGGCACACCATGGCCAGGAAACAATACCAGGGACCATCCTGGAATGATTCAG GTTTTCCTTGGTCACAGTGGTGGCCTTGATACTGAGGGCAATGAGCTACCCCGTTTGGTCTATGTTTCTCGTGAAAAGCGTCCTGGATTCCAGCATCACAAGAAAGCTGGTGCCATGaatgctctt GTTCGTGTCTCAGCTGTGCTTACCAATGGACAATACATGTTGAATCTTGATTGTGATCACTACATTAACAACAGTAAGGCTCTCAGGGAAGCTATGTGCTTCCTTATGGACCCTAACCTAGGAAGGAGTGTCTGCTACGTCCAGTTTCCCCAGAGATTCGATGGCATTGACAGGAATGATCGATATGCCAACAGGAACACCGTGTTTTTCGAT ATTAACTTGAGAGGTCTTGATGGCATCCAAGGACCAGTTTATGTCGGAACTGGCTGTGTTTTCAACCGAACAGCTCTATATGGTTATGAGCCCCCAATTAAGCAGAAGAAGGGTGGTTTCTTGTCATCACTATGTGGCGGTAGGAAGAAGGCAAGCAAATCAAAGAAGGGCTcggacaagaagaagtcgcagaAGCATGTGGACAGTTCTGTGCCAGTATTCAACCTTGAAGATATAGAGGAGGGAGTTGAAG GCGCTGGATTTGACGACGAGAAATCACTTCTTATGTCTCAAATGAGCCTGGAGAAGAGATTTGGCCAGTCCGCAGCGTTTGTTGCCTCCACTCTGATGGAGTATGGTGGTGTTCCTCAGTCCGCAACTCCGGAGTCTCTTCTGAAAGAAGCTATCCATGTTATAAGCTGTGGCTATGAGGACAAGACTGAATGGGGAACTGAG ATCGGGTGGATCTACGGTTCTGTGACAGAAGACATTCTCACCGGATTCAAGATGCACGCGCGAGGCTGGCGGTCGATCTACTGCATGCCCAAGCGGCCAGCTTTCAAGGGGTCTGCCCCCATCAATCTTTCGGACCGTCTGAACCAGGTGCTCCGGTGGGCTCTTGGGTCCGTGGAGATCCTCTTCAGCCGGCACTGCCCCCTGTGGTACGGCTACGGAGGGCGGCTCAAGTTCCTGGAGAGATTCGCGTACATCAACACCACCATCTACCCGCTCACGTCCATCCCGCTTCTCATCTACTGCATCCTGCCCGCCATCTGTCTGCTCACCGGAAAGTTCATCATTCCAGAG ATCAGCAACTTCGCCAGCATCTGGTTCATCTCCCTCTTCATCTCGATCTTCGCCACGGGCATCCTGGAGATGAGGTGGAGCGGGGTGGGCATCGACGAGTGGTGGAGGAACGAGCAGTTCTGGGTGATCGGGGGCATCTCCGCGCACCTCTTCGCCGTGTTCCAGGGCCTGCTCAAGGTGCTGGCCGGCATCGACACCAACTTCACCGTCACCTCCAAGGCCTCGGACGAGGACGGCGACTTCGCGGAGCTGTACATGTTCAAGTGGACGACGCTCCTGATCCCGCCCACCACCATCCTGATCATCAACCTGGTCGGCGTCGTCGCCGGCATCTCCTACGCCATCAACAGCGGATACCAGTCGTGGGGCCCGCTCTTCGGCAAGCTCTTCTTCGCCTTCTGGGTCATCGTCCACCTGTACCCGTTCCTCAAGGGCCTCATGGGCAGGCAGAACCGCACCCCGACCATCGTCGTCGTCTGGGCCATCCTGCTGGCGTCCATCTTCTCCTTGCTGTGGGTTCGCATCGACCCCTTCACCACCCGCGTCACTGGCCCGGATACCCAGACGTGTGGCATCAACTGCTAG